One window of the Streptomyces sp. B3I8 genome contains the following:
- a CDS encoding acyl carrier protein: MAATWHDVREWILERNPDLTDLQPETDIIDSRIIDSLQFVELVLFIEDLRGTALESNDVSLDSFRTLKGIEQTFFQ, encoded by the coding sequence ATGGCAGCGACCTGGCACGACGTACGCGAGTGGATCCTCGAGCGCAATCCCGACCTGACGGATCTGCAGCCCGAGACCGACATCATCGACTCACGCATCATCGACTCACTGCAGTTCGTCGAACTGGTCCTGTTCATCGAGGACCTGCGCGGCACGGCGCTGGAATCGAACGACGTGAGCCTCGATTCCTTCCGCACCCTCAAAGGCATCGAGCAGACCTTCTTCCAATGA
- a CDS encoding nitrate/nitrite transporter produces the protein MTHRPRKGVWLVGWDPEDEDAWERYGRRLARRNLVLSVLGEHIGFSVWTLWSVLVLFMSPDIGLSFDAGDKFLLVATPTVVGALLRLPYGFAVTRYGGRDWTVFATGILLVPTLLALYFVQRPGTPLWVFLIVAALSGVGGGNFASSMTNITALYPQRHQGWALGLNAGGGNLGVAAVQLVGLTVISVAGRTHPSYVAAACAPVIVLVALLAAWRMDNVDAVRAAPGTQREAARDQDTWWISLLYIGTFGSFIGYGFAFGLVLQNEFDAGPVDAVGYTFLGPLLGSVARPLGGLLADRLGGARVTFWNFLGMGAGTLLLLGAAEADSFALFVAGFTALFVLSGIGNGSTYKMIPAVFAGRAREEIAAGQDADAAFARARRLSGAVIAIAGAVGALGGAAIDIAFSLSYADGSGSGAPAFLAFLGYYVLCMVLIRAVHLRRRPVGHTAPADRAEAASHV, from the coding sequence ATGACTCATCGCCCCCGCAAGGGAGTGTGGCTCGTCGGCTGGGACCCGGAGGACGAAGACGCCTGGGAGCGATACGGCCGGCGACTCGCGCGCCGCAACCTCGTCCTCTCCGTGCTCGGCGAACACATCGGATTCTCCGTCTGGACGCTGTGGTCCGTCCTCGTCCTGTTCATGTCGCCCGATATCGGGCTCAGCTTCGACGCCGGAGACAAGTTCCTCCTCGTGGCCACGCCCACCGTCGTCGGCGCCTTGCTGCGCCTGCCCTACGGCTTCGCGGTGACCCGGTACGGGGGGCGGGACTGGACCGTGTTCGCCACCGGGATCCTCCTCGTACCGACCCTGCTCGCGCTGTACTTCGTCCAGCGGCCCGGCACGCCGCTGTGGGTGTTCCTGATCGTCGCCGCCCTCTCGGGCGTCGGCGGCGGGAACTTCGCGTCGTCGATGACGAACATCACCGCCCTGTATCCGCAGCGCCACCAGGGGTGGGCCCTCGGCCTGAACGCCGGCGGCGGGAACCTGGGCGTCGCGGCCGTGCAACTCGTCGGACTCACCGTCATCAGCGTGGCAGGCCGGACCCACCCGTCGTACGTTGCCGCGGCCTGTGCACCGGTGATCGTGCTCGTCGCGCTGCTCGCCGCGTGGCGGATGGACAACGTGGACGCGGTACGGGCCGCCCCGGGCACCCAGCGCGAGGCCGCCCGGGACCAGGACACATGGTGGATCTCGCTGCTGTACATCGGCACGTTCGGCTCATTCATCGGCTATGGCTTCGCCTTCGGGCTGGTGCTGCAGAACGAGTTCGACGCCGGCCCCGTCGATGCGGTCGGCTACACCTTCCTCGGCCCGCTGCTGGGCTCGGTGGCCCGGCCACTGGGCGGGCTGCTGGCCGACCGGCTGGGCGGGGCGAGGGTCACCTTCTGGAACTTCCTCGGCATGGGCGCGGGCACCCTCCTCCTGCTCGGCGCGGCCGAGGCCGATTCCTTCGCCCTGTTCGTGGCCGGGTTCACCGCCCTGTTCGTGCTCAGTGGCATCGGCAACGGCTCCACGTACAAGATGATCCCCGCCGTGTTCGCGGGGCGCGCCCGGGAAGAGATCGCCGCCGGCCAGGACGCCGACGCCGCGTTCGCCCGGGCGCGCCGGCTGTCCGGGGCGGTCATCGCCATCGCCGGGGCGGTCGGCGCGCTGGGCGGTGCCGCCATCGACATCGCCTTCTCGCTGTCGTACGCGGACGGCTCCGGCTCCGGTGCGCCCGCCTTCCTCGCCTTCCTCGGTTACTACGTCCTGTGCATGGTGCTCATCCGGGCCGTCCACCTGCGCCGGAGGCCCGTCGGGCACACGGCTCCCGCCGACCGCGCCGAGGCGGCCAGCCATGTCTGA
- a CDS encoding acyl-CoA dehydrogenase family protein encodes MATTGTVSVAESADRAGVPDLAERLAAVTGVAEQHLKRTERDATFPVEALAELRSTRLLGLQVPREEGGLGGTLGDLIEAGMELGRTDMSLGMIFVMHCQQAEAVVRHAASPLREELIPLLAEGKLYLASVTTESGKGADLFRSEAPLHEAQGALEIDRTVPISTGGTSADGFLITMRSPYATGDQHVSLVYAHRHQLHVEVTGQWNPMGMRATHSPPLKLSGRIPVHQVIGEHGAFHRVVQSVFGPLAHLGWSAVWLGTASGALSRVLRLLRDPAGRKRFDLGSELLLSRLSRARQRLETVHALLRRTQALAESGTDWSVTSHQLLLNNLKITAAEECYAVVDELIDAVGLAHGYLQDSPTRLEKALRDLRSAALNYSNDRLHLADGRLCLLDPDVRFA; translated from the coding sequence ATGGCAACTACAGGAACGGTGAGTGTGGCCGAGAGCGCGGACCGGGCCGGCGTCCCCGACCTCGCCGAGCGCCTCGCGGCGGTGACGGGCGTCGCCGAACAGCACCTGAAACGCACGGAGCGGGACGCGACATTCCCCGTGGAGGCGCTGGCGGAGCTGCGCAGCACCCGGCTGCTCGGCCTTCAGGTGCCCAGGGAGGAGGGCGGCCTCGGCGGCACCCTCGGTGACCTCATCGAGGCAGGCATGGAGCTCGGGCGCACCGACATGTCACTGGGCATGATCTTCGTGATGCACTGCCAGCAGGCCGAGGCCGTTGTGCGGCACGCCGCATCGCCCCTGCGGGAGGAGCTGATCCCGCTCCTCGCCGAAGGCAAACTGTACTTGGCGTCGGTGACCACCGAGAGCGGCAAGGGCGCCGACCTGTTCAGGTCCGAGGCGCCACTGCACGAGGCGCAAGGGGCTCTGGAGATCGACCGGACCGTGCCCATCTCGACCGGCGGTACCTCCGCCGATGGCTTCCTGATCACCATGCGCAGCCCTTATGCCACGGGGGACCAGCACGTCTCCCTCGTCTACGCGCACCGCCACCAGCTGCACGTGGAGGTCACCGGGCAGTGGAACCCGATGGGGATGCGCGCCACCCACAGTCCGCCGCTGAAGCTCAGCGGCCGTATCCCGGTCCACCAGGTGATCGGTGAGCACGGCGCGTTCCACCGTGTCGTGCAGTCCGTCTTCGGCCCCCTCGCCCACCTGGGCTGGTCGGCCGTCTGGCTGGGCACAGCCTCCGGGGCCCTGTCGAGGGTGCTGCGCCTGCTGCGCGACCCGGCCGGCCGCAAACGCTTCGACCTGGGCTCGGAGCTGCTGCTCAGCAGGCTGTCCAGGGCCCGGCAGCGACTGGAGACCGTCCACGCGCTGCTGCGCCGGACCCAGGCACTGGCCGAGTCCGGGACGGACTGGTCGGTCACCAGTCACCAGCTGCTGCTGAACAACCTCAAGATCACGGCGGCCGAGGAGTGCTACGCCGTCGTCGACGAACTCATCGATGCGGTCGGCCTCGCGCACGGCTATCTCCAGGACTCGCCGACCCGCCTGGAGAAGGCCCTCCGCGACCTGCGGTCGGCCGCCCTCAACTACAGCAACGACCGGCTGCACCTGGCCGACGGGCGGCTCTGCCTGCTGGACCCGGACGTACGGTTCGCCTGA
- a CDS encoding thioesterase II family protein has product MNTRAERSLVIQGDADKADDIVVFLPPAGAVASPYLPIGALLQDTLPAVHCETPGRGRLANEEAPGSVHSAADRWAADLAEIVPGRRLHLFGHSLGALYAYEVTLRLESRPHCEVASLSASGAREPGSTPRSLLATAFAALRTPDQQQGAGEHWMDRDLRMRGEYRTAHQVVRAPLALLCGASDPFATPAEMERWKDFTSGPYLGMFTFRGGHDYYLSGEQAITDVISRVVEHSRHPELIPRSQ; this is encoded by the coding sequence ATGAACACGAGAGCCGAACGATCCCTGGTCATCCAGGGCGATGCCGACAAGGCCGACGACATCGTCGTGTTCCTGCCGCCGGCGGGCGCCGTCGCCTCGCCCTACCTCCCGATCGGCGCCCTTCTCCAGGACACCCTGCCCGCCGTGCACTGCGAGACGCCGGGGCGCGGCCGGCTGGCGAACGAGGAGGCACCCGGCTCCGTGCACAGCGCGGCCGACCGCTGGGCCGCCGACCTGGCCGAGATCGTGCCGGGCCGACGGCTGCACCTCTTCGGCCACAGCCTGGGGGCGCTCTACGCCTATGAAGTGACGCTCCGTCTCGAGTCGCGCCCCCACTGTGAGGTCGCGAGCCTGTCCGCGTCGGGCGCCCGCGAGCCGGGCAGCACTCCCCGCTCGCTGCTGGCCACCGCTTTCGCCGCGCTGCGGACGCCGGACCAGCAGCAGGGGGCGGGGGAGCACTGGATGGACCGGGACCTGCGTATGCGGGGCGAGTACCGGACCGCCCATCAGGTGGTGCGGGCCCCGCTGGCCCTGCTGTGCGGTGCCTCCGACCCCTTCGCCACACCGGCCGAGATGGAGCGGTGGAAGGACTTCACGAGCGGTCCGTACCTCGGAATGTTCACCTTCCGCGGCGGTCACGACTACTACCTGTCCGGTGAGCAGGCGATCACGGACGTCATCTCCCGCGTCGTCGAACACAGCCGGCACCCCGAACTCATCCCGCGCTCCCAGTGA
- a CDS encoding PAS domain-containing protein codes for MPNDQQNTPSIEQLIDVIANSSVGIAVTDRTGAVVLHNRAQSVLMSGEADHLGGRILLDSAQNGLQTLIERLVKEQRVENVQVTYRGVDGGNEHAARVNAVLTGSGDDTRIHWVSRPELSERLPVPNDATEDATSDATSWIRAVNEQPLPALAPTKELEDVMREFYEVAPVAIHLIGVNGQVMHANPADIALVEYTSSPSDYVGGHIRTIYADEGLLDDFLGRWDEDSPIINFRADFLTKQGTPKPVLIFSTAQAEGGSVTNTRCFVFSDPEPQRARDTISAFGWPA; via the coding sequence ATGCCGAACGACCAGCAGAACACGCCTTCGATCGAGCAGTTGATCGACGTCATCGCGAACAGCTCCGTGGGCATCGCGGTCACCGACCGCACGGGCGCCGTGGTACTGCACAACAGGGCGCAGTCCGTGCTGATGAGCGGGGAGGCCGACCACCTCGGCGGCCGAATCCTGCTCGACAGCGCGCAGAACGGCCTCCAGACGCTGATCGAGCGCCTGGTGAAGGAGCAGCGGGTCGAGAACGTCCAGGTCACCTACCGCGGCGTCGACGGCGGGAACGAGCACGCCGCCCGGGTGAACGCCGTGCTGACCGGCAGCGGCGACGACACACGCATCCACTGGGTGAGCCGGCCGGAGCTCAGCGAACGGCTCCCGGTCCCCAACGACGCCACCGAGGACGCCACCTCCGACGCCACGTCCTGGATCCGCGCCGTCAACGAACAGCCGCTGCCCGCCCTGGCTCCCACCAAGGAGCTCGAGGACGTCATGCGCGAGTTCTACGAGGTCGCCCCCGTGGCGATCCATCTGATCGGTGTCAACGGCCAGGTCATGCATGCCAACCCGGCGGACATAGCCCTCGTCGAGTACACGTCCTCGCCCTCCGACTACGTCGGCGGGCACATCCGCACCATCTACGCCGACGAGGGACTGCTCGACGACTTCCTCGGCCGCTGGGACGAGGACTCGCCGATCATCAACTTCCGGGCCGACTTCCTGACCAAGCAGGGCACACCGAAGCCCGTGCTGATCTTCTCGACCGCCCAGGCCGAGGGGGGCAGCGTCACCAACACCCGCTGCTTCGTCTTCAGCGACCCCGAGCCGCAGCGCGCCCGCGACACCATCAGCGCCTTCGGCTGGCCGGCCTGA
- the ssuE gene encoding NADPH-dependent FMN reductase: MSHVLVISGSPSAASRTEAVGDHVARRLADDEWHAHHLKVRTLPAEPLVNADTTHPAIAEALEQVSRADGIVLATPTYKASFSGLLKTFLDLLPRYGFRHKVVLPLATGGSVAHVLVLDYALRPVVHALGARHVVQSLFLLDEHLVRQEGRPHLLPQSACLLDDVIEQFRKSLISAS, translated from the coding sequence GTGTCTCACGTATTGGTCATATCCGGCAGCCCGTCCGCGGCCTCCAGGACCGAAGCCGTCGGCGATCACGTGGCGCGGCGCCTCGCCGACGACGAGTGGCACGCCCACCACCTCAAGGTCCGCACCCTGCCCGCCGAACCGCTCGTGAACGCCGACACCACGCATCCCGCTATCGCCGAGGCCCTGGAACAGGTCTCCCGGGCCGACGGCATCGTCCTCGCCACACCGACGTACAAGGCGAGTTTCTCGGGCCTGCTCAAGACCTTCCTGGACCTGCTGCCCCGTTACGGATTCCGGCACAAGGTCGTGCTTCCCCTGGCCACCGGCGGCAGCGTCGCCCACGTCCTGGTCCTCGACTACGCGCTGCGGCCCGTGGTGCACGCGCTGGGCGCCCGGCACGTGGTGCAGAGCCTCTTCCTGCTCGACGAACACCTCGTCCGGCAGGAGGGCCGGCCGCACCTGCTCCCGCAGAGTGCCTGCCTGCTCGACGACGTCATCGAGCAGTTCCGCAAGTCCCTGATCTCGGCATCCTGA
- a CDS encoding molybdopterin oxidoreductase family protein, with amino-acid sequence MSEPPAHTSDVETHCPYCALQCGTRLSGDRDMGVRVRPADFPTNRGRLCQKGWTAPDVLAAADRLTVPLVRAPDGHLTETTWDRALDTVAGRLRELRTRYGPDTVAVFGGGGLTNEKAYLLGKFARVALGTRHIDYNGRFCMSSAAAAGTAAFGVDRGLPFPVTDLAAADTVLLAGANVAETMPPLMQHVDTADLIVIDPRYTPTAQRARLHLQPAPGTDLALALGLLHITVVDGLTDARYIRHRTHGFESAVRRAMAWWPERVEAVTGVPASTQRAAARMLAAAPNAYILTGRGVEQNSQGTDTAAAFINLALALGLPGSGHGGYGCLTGQGNGQGGREHGQKADQLPGCRSLTDPGARAHVARVWGVPPESLPGPGRTAYDLLDSLGRDQGPRALLVFGSNPLVSAPNAAHVAGRLASLDLLVVADFVPSETARTADVVLPVTQWAEEEGTLTSLEGRVLRRRALLTPPPHVRTDLEVLHGLAVRLGEPPHRYPTAPRDVFEELRAASRGGLADYSGIDYRRLDAGEVLHWPCPATEPAHPGTPRLFLERFTHPDGRARFAEVDHRGPAETVSAAYPLYATTGRVLAHYQSGAQTRRVAELRGAASEPLISVHPDTAARAGVTAHALARVTSARGGMTARIQLDPTMRPDTLFIPFHFPGEGSANLFTNPALDPRSGMPEFKLSAVRLEPLPEATP; translated from the coding sequence ATGTCTGAACCGCCTGCCCACACGTCGGACGTGGAGACGCACTGCCCCTACTGCGCCCTGCAGTGCGGTACGCGACTGAGCGGCGACCGGGACATGGGCGTGAGGGTGCGCCCGGCCGATTTCCCGACCAATCGAGGCCGCCTGTGTCAAAAAGGCTGGACCGCGCCCGACGTCCTGGCCGCCGCGGACCGGCTGACCGTGCCGCTCGTGCGCGCACCGGACGGCCACCTGACCGAGACCACCTGGGACCGCGCCCTCGACACGGTCGCGGGACGCCTGCGGGAGCTGCGTACGCGATATGGCCCCGACACGGTGGCCGTCTTCGGCGGTGGCGGCCTGACCAATGAAAAGGCCTACCTGCTGGGCAAGTTCGCCCGAGTGGCACTGGGCACGAGACATATCGACTACAACGGGCGGTTCTGCATGTCGTCCGCCGCCGCGGCCGGCACAGCCGCCTTCGGCGTCGACCGCGGCCTGCCCTTCCCCGTCACCGACCTCGCGGCCGCCGACACGGTGCTGCTGGCCGGCGCCAACGTCGCCGAGACCATGCCGCCACTCATGCAGCACGTCGACACGGCGGACCTCATCGTCATCGACCCCAGGTACACACCCACCGCCCAGCGAGCCAGGCTGCACCTCCAGCCCGCCCCCGGCACCGACCTCGCCCTCGCCCTCGGGCTCCTGCACATCACCGTCGTCGACGGGCTCACCGACGCGCGGTACATCCGGCACCGCACCCACGGCTTCGAATCCGCCGTGCGCCGGGCGATGGCATGGTGGCCCGAGCGGGTGGAAGCCGTCACCGGTGTCCCGGCGAGCACCCAGCGCGCCGCCGCCCGGATGCTCGCGGCGGCCCCGAACGCCTACATCCTCACCGGCCGCGGCGTGGAACAGAACAGCCAGGGAACCGACACCGCCGCCGCGTTCATCAACCTCGCCCTCGCGCTCGGCCTGCCCGGCTCCGGCCACGGCGGATACGGATGCCTGACCGGGCAGGGCAACGGCCAGGGCGGGCGCGAACACGGGCAGAAGGCCGACCAGCTGCCCGGCTGCCGCTCCCTCACCGACCCCGGGGCCCGCGCTCACGTCGCCCGCGTCTGGGGCGTGCCGCCCGAATCGCTCCCCGGGCCCGGGCGCACCGCCTACGACCTCCTGGACTCCCTCGGTCGTGACCAGGGGCCACGCGCCCTGCTGGTGTTCGGGTCGAACCCCCTCGTCTCCGCACCGAACGCCGCGCACGTGGCCGGGCGGCTGGCCTCGCTGGACCTTCTGGTCGTGGCCGACTTCGTCCCCTCGGAGACCGCCCGCACGGCCGACGTCGTGCTGCCGGTCACCCAGTGGGCCGAGGAGGAGGGCACGCTGACCAGCCTGGAGGGCCGGGTACTGCGCCGCCGCGCGCTGCTGACACCGCCCCCGCACGTCCGTACCGACCTGGAGGTCCTGCACGGCCTCGCCGTGCGACTCGGCGAACCCCCGCACCGATACCCGACCGCTCCGAGGGACGTCTTCGAGGAACTGCGCGCGGCATCCCGGGGCGGACTCGCCGACTACTCCGGCATCGACTACCGGCGTCTGGACGCCGGAGAGGTCCTGCACTGGCCCTGCCCCGCCACCGAGCCCGCGCATCCCGGTACACCACGGCTCTTCCTGGAGCGGTTCACGCACCCCGACGGCCGGGCCCGGTTCGCCGAGGTCGACCACCGCGGACCCGCCGAGACCGTCAGCGCCGCATACCCGCTGTACGCCACCACCGGCCGTGTCCTCGCGCACTACCAGTCCGGGGCACAGACCCGGCGCGTCGCCGAACTGCGCGGTGCCGCCTCCGAACCGCTCATCTCCGTCCACCCCGACACCGCCGCCCGCGCCGGAGTGACGGCCCATGCTCTCGCCCGGGTCACCTCCGCACGGGGCGGCATGACAGCCCGGATCCAGCTCGACCCGACGATGCGCCCGGACACCCTCTTCATACCGTTCCACTTTCCGGGCGAGGGCAGCGCCAACCTCTTCACCAACCCGGCCCTCGACCCCCGCAGCGGCATGCCCGAGTTCAAGTTGAGCGCCGTGCGGCTCGAGCCGCTTCCGGAGGCCACACCATGA
- a CDS encoding NAD(P)/FAD-dependent oxidoreductase — MNRILVVGGGPAGHRLAGRLRHHGALGPVKILGAEPSPAYHRPLLSYILSGQADPEALRMPALPGIETHSGAAVTHIDRVRREVHTAESVHGYDVLVLATGARADVPDIRGARGPGVTVLRTVADCARVTGDTVAVLGGGPLGVETAAALAARGTATTLVCAAPHPLYGRLGESASALLTDALRRAGVDVLAGRTVTAREPGRVLLDDGTRVPADTLVLCTGAHPEVRLARAAGLRVRTGIVVDDQLRTSDPRIHAIGDCAEHEGRTVAGIEAAWAQADSLARVLTGQDASAHRTTPAVFRLRTRIAEVACVGAAGAFADPALRRLTLADREGGRYARLAMSGERLVAAVLFGLPEAVAAVGELYRRGQALPSDRLQLLLGGPPRPASTDLDPSEDAVICLCNNVQRRALAKAWRAGARTVTALAAATRATTGCGGCGGDVAELSARWAREMRYDGKRTP; from the coding sequence ATGAACCGGATCCTCGTCGTCGGAGGTGGCCCCGCCGGCCACCGCCTTGCCGGCCGGCTACGCCACCACGGCGCCTTGGGACCCGTCAAGATCCTCGGCGCCGAACCGTCTCCGGCCTACCACCGGCCCCTGCTCTCGTACATCCTCTCCGGGCAGGCGGACCCCGAAGCCCTGCGCATGCCGGCTCTGCCCGGCATCGAGACGCACTCCGGCGCGGCCGTCACTCACATCGATCGAGTGCGCCGCGAGGTGCACACGGCCGAGTCCGTCCACGGATACGACGTCCTGGTCCTCGCCACCGGAGCCCGCGCGGACGTGCCGGACATCCGTGGTGCGAGGGGCCCCGGCGTGACGGTGCTGCGCACCGTGGCGGACTGTGCGCGCGTCACGGGGGACACGGTGGCCGTCCTCGGAGGCGGGCCCCTGGGAGTGGAGACCGCCGCCGCCCTGGCGGCCCGCGGCACGGCCACGACACTGGTCTGCGCCGCGCCTCACCCCCTGTACGGCCGGCTCGGCGAGAGCGCCTCCGCCCTGCTCACCGATGCCTTGCGCCGCGCGGGCGTCGACGTGCTCGCCGGGCGTACCGTCACCGCGCGCGAGCCCGGCCGTGTCCTCCTCGACGACGGGACCCGGGTGCCCGCCGACACCCTCGTTCTGTGCACAGGCGCGCATCCCGAGGTGCGCCTCGCCCGGGCGGCCGGGCTGAGGGTCCGTACCGGAATCGTCGTCGACGACCAGTTGCGCACCAGCGACCCCCGCATCCACGCCATCGGCGACTGCGCCGAGCACGAGGGCCGGACGGTGGCCGGCATCGAGGCCGCCTGGGCCCAGGCCGACAGCCTCGCGCGGGTTCTCACCGGGCAGGACGCGTCCGCGCACCGCACGACCCCCGCGGTGTTCCGCCTGCGTACCCGGATCGCCGAAGTGGCCTGCGTGGGCGCTGCGGGCGCCTTCGCGGACCCCGCTCTGCGCCGGCTCACTCTCGCCGACCGAGAAGGCGGGCGGTACGCCAGGCTCGCGATGAGTGGCGAACGTCTGGTCGCCGCCGTGCTGTTCGGCCTGCCGGAGGCCGTCGCCGCCGTCGGCGAACTGTATCGGCGCGGCCAGGCACTGCCCTCCGACCGCCTTCAACTGCTCCTCGGCGGTCCGCCGCGACCCGCGTCGACGGACCTCGACCCGTCCGAGGACGCCGTGATCTGCCTGTGCAACAACGTGCAGCGCCGGGCCCTGGCCAAAGCATGGCGGGCCGGTGCCCGTACCGTCACCGCGCTCGCCGCCGCGACCCGGGCCACGACAGGCTGTGGCGGCTGCGGCGGTGACGTGGCGGAGCTGAGCGCCCGATGGGCACGCGAGATGAGGTACGACGGAAAGCGGACGCCGTGA
- a CDS encoding NAD(P)/FAD-dependent oxidoreductase, which yields MTRTLVVAGHGMIGHRLADRLRTLDTSRDWHIVILAEEPHPAYDRSALSGYLAGRSRGDLTLADRDFLADARVELRLATPLARVDRTAHVVVTRGGDHIRYDALVLATGSRPFVPPVPGRDLAHCFAYRTFEDLDAIRRVARPGARGVVVGGGLLGLEAAYALSRLGVRPHVVETAPHLMPAQLDPGAAEVLHRRATELGLRLHCGTGVAHVHAGPDETVRAVTLGDGTALDVDLVVFAAGIRPRDELAEPLDLARGERGGFLVDALCRTADPRVWAIGECAAVQGRCHGLIAPGYAMADSVAAQLTGREGQSFDRTDDATTLKLLGVHVATFGATVHPGGPRPVEVTFADGIARYAKIFLRPDTGTVLGGILARDTTGSTSPLRSLVGHRPPADLERLLLP from the coding sequence GTGACACGAACCCTGGTGGTCGCCGGACACGGAATGATCGGACACCGCCTCGCGGACCGGCTTCGCACCCTGGACACCTCACGCGACTGGCACATCGTGATCCTCGCCGAGGAACCCCACCCCGCCTACGACCGCTCGGCCCTGTCCGGCTATCTGGCCGGCCGCAGCAGGGGCGACCTGACGCTCGCCGACCGGGACTTCCTCGCCGACGCCCGAGTGGAGCTGCGCCTGGCGACGCCCCTCGCCCGCGTCGACCGCACGGCACACGTGGTCGTGACGCGAGGCGGCGACCACATCCGCTACGACGCCCTGGTGCTCGCCACAGGCTCCCGCCCCTTCGTGCCCCCGGTGCCGGGCCGGGACCTCGCGCACTGCTTCGCCTATCGCACCTTCGAGGACTTGGACGCGATCCGCCGCGTGGCCCGCCCCGGCGCGCGGGGAGTGGTCGTCGGCGGCGGCCTGCTCGGCTTGGAGGCGGCTTATGCCCTGAGCCGACTGGGCGTGCGCCCGCACGTCGTGGAGACCGCGCCCCACCTGATGCCGGCGCAGCTCGACCCCGGGGCGGCCGAGGTGCTGCACCGCCGGGCCACCGAACTCGGCCTGCGCCTGCACTGCGGCACAGGGGTCGCGCACGTGCACGCCGGGCCCGACGAGACCGTGAGAGCAGTCACACTCGGTGACGGGACGGCGCTGGACGTGGACCTGGTCGTCTTCGCCGCGGGTATCCGGCCCCGCGACGAGTTGGCGGAACCTCTCGACCTGGCCCGCGGAGAGCGCGGCGGCTTCCTTGTCGACGCGCTGTGCCGCACCGCCGACCCACGCGTCTGGGCCATCGGCGAGTGCGCCGCCGTACAGGGGCGCTGCCACGGCCTGATCGCCCCGGGATACGCCATGGCCGACTCCGTGGCCGCCCAGCTGACGGGCCGTGAGGGGCAGTCCTTCGACCGGACCGACGACGCCACGACGCTGAAACTTCTCGGTGTGCACGTGGCCACCTTCGGCGCCACGGTCCACCCCGGCGGTCCTCGGCCGGTCGAGGTGACCTTCGCCGACGGCATCGCCCGCTACGCCAAGATCTTCCTACGGCCGGACACCGGCACTGTGCTCGGCGGCATCCTCGCGCGCGACACCACCGGTTCCACCTCCCCACTCCGTTCCCTGGTCGGGCACCGGCCGCCCGCGGACCTGGAGCGGCTGCTCCTCCCCTGA